The sequence below is a genomic window from Deltaproteobacteria bacterium.
CCGTCGGTTTCCAACATCGCTTCCGGTGCTTGGGGGTACGAATTGTAATTGATCGTGGCCATGCCCGCGCAGTAGGCTCCAGCGCCACCAACGATCACGAGATCGCCGATCTGAGGTTGTGGTACGCGGCGTGGCGCCAGCGCTTCTGGATCGCCAGGCGCTGGGGTGAGTATATCGCCTGATTCACAGCAGGGGCCGACGAACACGACATCCTTTTGCTCACGGCCAGTAGCAAGTACTTCGATTGGATGTTGTGCGCCATAGAGGGAAGGGCGTGTGACCTCGGGCATCCCCGTATCAAGCTTGGCAAACAGGTAACCTTCGCGGCCAGTATCGACGACATCAATACACGTGGCGACAATGGCACCCGCGCGTGCGACGAGAAACGTGCCCGGCTCGATTTCCACATGTAACGAGCGGCCATCGCGTTGGCGAAAGGCTTCCACTTCACGACGTACGTGTTGACCCACATCCTGCAGATCGGTCGATGGTTCATCCGGCATCCGTCCAACTTTGAAGCCGCCACCCAAATTAACGGTGGTGACCTGTGGGAGTTCACCGGCGATGTCGAGCGACATCCGCGCGACTCGTTTCCAGATCTCTGGATCGGTTCCTGAGCCAATGTGTGTGTGCAGCCAGGTGATTTTCACCCCGTGCCGTGCAGCCAGGGCTTTTACTTGATCGAGATAGTCGTGCCAGATACCGAAACTCGACGCCGGACCACCGGTATTGGTGCGCTTGGTCGACCCGCTACCGAGACCAGGATTGATGCGCACCGAGCAGCTGCCGCCGGGAGCGACCGTGCCAAATTGCTCCAGTTGGTGGAGTGAGCACGCGTTATAGCGTACCCCTTTACTGACAAACTCAGCCAGGCGGCGTGATGGCATTTGTGAGGTCAATTGTATCTGATCGGGGGTAAACCCCGCTCGCATCGCCCGTTCGACCTCAAAGTCGCTCGACGCATCGATGTGGACGCCAAGATCGCGAAACACGCGCAGCACGCCCAGGCTTGGGTTGGCTTTCATCGCATAACGGAGAGTGAATCCGTACGGCGCCGTAAAGGCCAGCGCATAGCGCGCCGCCGCTTCAAGCATGGCGCGATCATATACATAACAGGGTGTTCCGAATCGTTCCTTTACCTCCGCGGCCTGCTCGGCTGAGAGAAATTGAATGCGGCCCGGGGTTGATGCCATCGTCATACAGTCTCCTCCTCGTCGTGGTCTTGTACCGTGGGACGAGGCCTTCGACAAGCGCCGGGGCCGGGCAACAATGTCGTTGCAGCGATGCGTGACGTTGTGCCTATGCCTACCTATCGCATCAGCGCTCTCGCTTCGGCCAATCAGAAGCTCCTGCACGCGCAAGTACGCCGGCGAATAGACGAGGCCAACCAGAAAAACTCCACCAGTAAGAGTTAGCGACTCTTCGCGGGAAGTAAGGCATCACGTGTCCCAGGATCAACCATGAACACCTACGGTTCAAAAGTGAAAAGCATTTTGTGGAAGCGTTCGCGCTGGGCTGTAGTGATATACCGCCCAATCCGCGCCATCAGCACATTTGCCGATGAGATCCTGATCTCTGGGTTGTTGGTGATATAAACCTGAAAACCAAAGGGACGAAACAAGCGAACCAAGAGGTTTCGATAGGCGTACACAGACAAACCAGTCTGATCAGTGTCCCAGTGCCATGAATACCCGGTGAGAAAAAAGATCTTCGACTCGATGAAGGTGTCCGTGAGAAGAGTTGCAACCATTGCGCGTGCAACGCCTTGACGCCGCCAGTTGCGACTGACTTCGATTGCGCCGAGTTCGTAGCACAACCCATCGGCATTATCGTGCCATCCTTCGATTGCGTCAGGATAGCTGCACTCGATGTAGCCAACGATCTGCTGCGCGGGAGAGATTGCAACCGTGACGTTCGCGTCCGGCAGGCCGGCGACCTTTTCTAAGGTATCGATGCTAGAAACAATCGAG
It includes:
- a CDS encoding GNAT family N-acetyltransferase, which codes for MSEAPAGDVHPTPSEHTVTCPQGALRIVRACSPDELRALTFDTGIGRFARYRSIVSSIDTLEKVAGLPDANVTVAISPAQQIVGYIECSYPDAIEGWHDNADGLCYELGAIEVSRNWRRQGVARAMVATLLTDTFIESKIFFLTGYSWHWDTDQTGLSVYAYRNLLVRLFRPFGFQVYITNNPEIRISSANVLMARIGRYITTAQRERFHKMLFTFEP
- a CDS encoding diaminopimelate decarboxylase — its product is MTMASTPGRIQFLSAEQAAEVKERFGTPCYVYDRAMLEAAARYALAFTAPYGFTLRYAMKANPSLGVLRVFRDLGVHIDASSDFEVERAMRAGFTPDQIQLTSQMPSRRLAEFVSKGVRYNACSLHQLEQFGTVAPGGSCSVRINPGLGSGSTKRTNTGGPASSFGIWHDYLDQVKALAARHGVKITWLHTHIGSGTDPEIWKRVARMSLDIAGELPQVTTVNLGGGFKVGRMPDEPSTDLQDVGQHVRREVEAFRQRDGRSLHVEIEPGTFLVARAGAIVATCIDVVDTGREGYLFAKLDTGMPEVTRPSLYGAQHPIEVLATGREQKDVVFVGPCCESGDILTPAPGDPEALAPRRVPQPQIGDLVIVGGAGAYCAGMATINYNSYPQAPEAMLETDGSLRLLRRRQMLEQVWTNEV